The nucleotide window TTTAAGGTTTGAAATCACTGCACTTCCCCAAATTATTAGTTTAGTTTATGCCCAAATTATTAGTTTAGTTTATGCTCGTTTCTCTGGAATTGCGTTTATAGGTTAATGCAAATATAAAAGTATTTAACCATTTGTTATGGTTTCCGAGATGATGAAGCAAaggtttttgaaatatattaatcatattattaacTGAGATcttatttaacaaaatttaccGTGTCAacttgttaatttatttatttgctttTAACTCATTACAATTTTAAGCCAGTTTATCTTACAAAAAGCTGTTATTACGTCACTCTAATGCCCTATGAATCAGGTATTAACAATCATAATTACGAGGGCAACTgtatgttttagttttaaaaccAATCAGTAAGCATTAAAGAAAAACGGGAAACCCACAAGCAAAAAAACGTAATTAGCAATCACATTTTGTATttacacaaacaaaaatatttacaggTCAATAAAAcccaagaaaatgaagaaaaagttacaaaaataggaaaaatataTTGACCATGGGAAGACCTAAAAGGTTTTTCCCCAGATTCATCAGATTTGAGAGAAAAACCCTCAAAATTAATtactcaaatcaaatcaaatcaaatcacaaACCCCAATAGAATAATTACATAAACACTCCTTCAAAAACCAATAACCAAAAACTTCAAACAATTGCCGCCATCTTCGATTGCTTATCGAATTTAGCCTTGGAAGAGTGTCTCCGGCGATACTCTTTGTTGTTCCCGGACGGCTCCACCACATCCGCCGCGAATctcaccttcttcttcatcaccacATTCTCCCTCGATCCTAAAAACACACGAATTTCATaatcaattttacaaaaaataatcataagagagagagagagatgatttAGTTAGTTCTTACGGATTTCGAATTCGAACTTGTCCATGTAATCGGAGAGGAGACGCTTGTGGAATTGACTCGCGAGGAACACGACGCTCCCTGAGACGGCGAAAACCGCCATGAAACCTAAAGAACTCTCCATCAGGGTTTAATTTCTTCTACTGTTTGTTAAAAGGAAATGAGCAATGGATCTCGATCGGAGGAtctatatgttaataattttaattagggGAAGAAGAtatgaaggagaagggatcaggggatatgatcatcggagaagagatgaggagaaagaaaaaatggaagAAGCATTGCAAAAGACAGAGCAAAAAATAAACAGAGAGGATAGAGAAGATGGTCTttcttgtttccttttttatattaaaaagactattatttgttttcttttatttttggtcAACACCCAACTCATAGTTATTAATcttataatttaatttgattACATCATAAACTGCTAaaataatttgttaaaaaatattagttaataaTAAACTGCCTAAAagcaagtatttttttttcttatgtttggTAAACAAACAACTCAttagttaaaattaaattattcaaTCTCTCCATTATAAATAAGATTAAATCcaactaataataaaaattttaaagttattaGTCGacaatcccttatatactaaagcacaagtcactcaAGCAATAAGATTTTGACATGTGTaattgtttttacaaaaaaaaacaatttgaccAAATTTTTTGATTATGTAATTGCAAAATTATTAAATCACTGTTTTTCCTCGAACTGATATCATCACACGTTCCATGAATTCAGTAACTCCTGATACCAACTGCCTATCTCATATATAGAATTCAGTTAACTATTTTTATCTTTCGATTCttcttttttgatttttctcaacAGTTTCACTTTCTTTGTCTTTTTATGTAGATTTTGAGTGCAGCAGATATCTTTATTCAAATCGATCATttaaaaatctgtttttttatgATTCTTACTACATGATTCAAGTTGATATCATACTTTACTTCTATTttgtattctatttttttttaaagagtgAAAACCAGAGATTTGTTTTAGAGGATATTACTATTAGAAGCATGAAGTTATTTGATTCAAAGCGTGGTTATTCCTGTGAAAGAGGTAAACTGATTacatttaaaattgtaattatctaaaatatgttTAGATAGATGAAGCTTtgtagacatttttaaaaaaagtttgaaaaaaattagaaaaacagAGTGCGGTTAAACATGTGTTATCtaggtttagaaaatatgaCTAAAATAAACAGAGAAGCTGTATGGGAAACATATGTATATCTTATTTATAGTTTGTTGATTTTACTATCTTTTTAACATCACTAATTTTACTAATCTATCAATGAAATTTCTATgagaaacatattttaatatgaaatggGTGCAAGTAAATATTCAGTGAAATATTTAATCAAGTTTTACATGTGTTATCTAGGTTTTACATGTGTTATCtaggtttagaaaatatgactaaaataaaattttatttttatgcgtTGAATCATTATAACTTATCAGATAATTTGGAAAATAGTGAAAGTAAACCGTGCGTTAGCACGGGGATAATACTAGTAAACTGCTAAAAAGCAAGTCCTTTTCCTTAAGTTTTGTAAACAAACAACTCAttagttaaaaatttaaaattaaatcattCAGTCTCTCaattgtaaatataaataaatccaATTAATATGTTTGTTACTTATATAccatgcttatatatatatataaatgtatatagaTATACTTTTgtcaacatatttatatatatttttgagttaCATTCTAGTTTCTTCTCTGTAATTAATTGAAAAAGGCTTTCCAAGTTAACACCTCttcatcttgtttttttttttgggtcaaatatCTTGTTTGTAATTATTCTTAAATAGATGAACAATCTTTcacctttttttatttataaatgacGTTGCCAAAATTCTGAGTCCACTAGTGGTACATTCGTTTATAGATAACTTGTTgttaaaagaataaataaattttatcaaagaTGAGTTGACTGACGAAAACCTTAATTATTATTAACGATTTAAGAGTTTGCATATTCAAGTTTTGTTAAAAGAGATTGATTATctgtaaaaatatcattaaaattttgttctaagaaatataaaaaagagtcgggtattttttttaatacagtttcgtttttcttttaaaatgggATAAGGGGGGAATCCTCAAAGCTATATTTTCTGTGTATATTAAATACTTATCTCTACCATTTGCGTTTTGtcccttagttttatttgtttgaagatatatatatgttgtacaAAGGATGATAATCCTgtacagaatttttttttggtgaatatataaaaatctgaGAGATAAGAACTGCCAAGTACTTACTTATATATAATGATatcattttcatatttgtcaaatGAGTGAAGGATAGGAAGTTTGCTTTCagtgtcaaaaaaaaatcaaatgatttTTGAT belongs to Brassica napus cultivar Da-Ae unplaced genomic scaffold, Da-Ae ScsIHWf_3154;HRSCAF=3974, whole genome shotgun sequence and includes:
- the LOC106449369 gene encoding uncharacterized protein LOC106449369, with amino-acid sequence MESSLGFMAVFAVSGSVVFLASQFHKRLLSDYMDKFEFEIRSRENVVMKKKVRFAADVVEPSGNNKEYRRRHSSKAKFDKQSKMAAIV